Below is a window of Ruegeria sp. THAF33 DNA.
TATTTGCCTTGGCCAGTCGCATTTCCCGGTAGAATCCGTTGGGAGTGGTTCCAAAAAAGGTTTTGAACTTACGCTCGAGGGACCGGTTCGACAGGTGCAGCGATTCGACGATCTGATTGATCGGCAGGGGGTCTTCGATATTGGCCTGCATAAGCTTTATGCACTGATCCAGCTTCGAATCGCCTGTCGCAGTCAATTTGGCGCCCGAGAATGGCTGCATCGAAGCGAAATCGCGGATGTTCTCATGCAGCATGATGTCGGCCACGGTCATCTTCGCAGGCCCCGAGATATGGCGCCCGATCACCGCCAAGGCGATATCCGTCGTGGCCTCCATCCCGGCACATGTCACAACCGCGCCCTGTTCGGTTGCGATCGACAGTTTGGCTTCGAACCGGGCGCCGCGTTCCCGCAGGAACGATGCGTTTTCCCAATGGGTTGCCAGGTCGGCCGTTCCCTGCTCGTCGATATAGCGGCTGGCGGCTTCGGCCAGCAGGAACACCTTGGCGTCCCGGAAGGTATAGTCCGACACCACCCGCCCCAACGACAAATCCGGATGGTCCGGGTCTGAATTGCCGATTACGAACAGGTAATCCGCCCTTGGCTGTGACGGCACCGCTTCTGTTTGAACCACGGCGTCACTGCTGCTGGCAATCGGGCCACCTTTGAGCGAGCGATAGGTGAAGGTGAACGGAGGGCTTGGGCATACGCGGTTGGCCAGTCTCAACACCTCAACCAACGACGCCAGCTCCAACAGCACGAAACCCGGCGCGACAAGGATGTCGAAATGCCGGATGGCCTGTTTTGGAGCGTCCGAAGTAGATTTTGCCGCCATTTTCTTCAAACGATGTTATGACCGGCGGCCCGCAACCGGTTCGCCAGTTCTTCGATATGATCCGGCCCGATTTCGCAGCATCCGCCAACAATCGTTGCCCCCTGATCTATCCACCGCATCACCTGATCCGCATAAGCCCTGGGGCCAAGGTCATGACGTTCTTGCAGGGCATCCACGGTCGGCGCATCCTGAAGGAAATCATCCGAAATATGCGTGAAGCCATTGGCGTAGGCCCCAAAGGGCCGATTCATGCCGGACAGAACTTCCAGCGCCGCCGGGATCGCCTCGGGGCGCGAACAATTGATCAACACGGCATCGGGCGAAAACTCCTCCACCAACGGAGCAATGTCCGCCAACGGTTCGCCGGACCTGAGAAGGCTGCCATCGTCATCATTGACTGACAGGGACAGCCAAACCGGTTTTCCGCATCCGACCGTGCCACGCAATGCGCCCTCGGCTTCCTGTACCGACGACGCGGTCTCGATCAAAAACAGATCGACCCGCGCGGCCATCATGGCCACAAGTTCGGCGAACTTTTCAGCCGCATCCGCAGGGTCCGGGTTAAGGTCGGGGCGATATGAAGCGAGCAATGGCCCCAGTGCACCCGCAATCCGCCCCCCGGTTGCCGCGCGGGCACGTTCGGCCTGTGTCAGGGCGGTGTCGATCAGGGTAGGCATATGATCCTCCATCCCCACCCGCACCAGACGAGAGCGATGGACGGCATAAGTATTGGTTGTCGCGACCGTCGCACCCCGGCTGAAATAGTCGCGGTGCACTTCCGCGACCAAATCGGGGTGATCGATCATCACGCGCGTCGACCACAGCGGTGTCGCCTGATCGCCACTGCGTTTTACCAGTTCCTGCCCGATAGAGCCGTCCAAAAGGGTGATATCTGCCATGTCGTTACTCCTCAGGGCACCAATACCAGTTTTCCCGGAAGGGTCTTCGATTGAAAGTCAGCCTGTGCAATACCAATATCCTTCAACGGATAGGTCCGGGAAACCAGTGGCTTGATCCGTCCGGTATTCACCAGTTCAACAAGACGGTCAAAGACTTCGGGCGCCTGGTGCGTGCACCCATGTATGGTGATGTCGCGCAGATATATGTCCCGCAGATCAGCTTCGACAATCGGGCCTGCTATTGCCCCCGAAACGGCATAGTGCCCGCCGGATTTCAGGGAAAGGATCAGCGATGGCCAGGCCGGGCCACCCACAACGTCGATCACCACATCGAACATATCCTGCGGAAGCGGGTCGTTCCGGTCAAACGTATTCTCGGCCCCCTGGGATTTCACGATCTCGGCTTTCGTGCCCGCTGTTACAGCCCAAACCGACGCCCCGCGCAGGGCGGCCAGTTGCACCGCCGCCAACCCGACGCCACCCGAGGCGCCGGTGATCAGCACCTTGTGCCCGGCCGTCACGCCTGCGCGGGTCAGCAGGTTCTCCGCCGTCCCGAAGGCGCAAGGAATGGCGGCGATTTCCACATCCGAAAGGGGCGAGGCGCTGACGTCATAGAGATCATCGGCTTCAACCAGACAATACTGCGCAAAAGCCCCGTCGATTTCGGAACCCAGCGCAATGAAGCCCTGCGGGTTTCCCGGGCGCGGGCGCGGCAGGTTTATCGGACAGGTCACGCGCTGACCCGGTTTGAAGGCAACACCCGGCCCAACCTGTTCCACGATGCCGCAAAGATCTCCGCCCTGAATGCGGGGAAAGTGCAATGCACCGCCCCAACCGCCCGCTTCGACCTTCTGATCAACGGCATCCGTCGCGCCGGTGACGTCCGAGGAATACCAACCGACCCGTGTGTTGATATCCGTGTTGTTCACGCCTGCGGCGGCGACCCGAACCAGAACTTGCCCTGCCCCGGGTTCAGGAACCGGGATATCATCTCGCCATTCCAGAACTTCGGGGCCACCGTGGCCCGTCAGATAGACACCGGACATCGTCTTTGGAGCATTCATTTCGCTGGCTTCTCAGGTCTGGTCGGCGGGATGGGGCGGAACCGGTCCCATCGGCACGATGTCATATCGGGCATTCAGGTCGGCCATCTTGGCCTCGTCCTCGAAATCCGCCGGGGTCATGGTTGCCAGTTCCGCAAGGAAACCATCAAACCCGGATGGTTGAAAGATCATGAGCATCCGTGCCGGTTTGTTGTCGGCAACCCGGCAGGCATGCGGCACACCCGCCGGAACATGCATGGTGGTGCCCGGCGTGCACAGGTGCCAGTCTCCGTCGACATAGAAATCCACGGCGCCCTCGAGAAAATAGAAAGTCTCGGCGTGGCTGTCGTGGCGATGAAGGCCAAGCGCGAAGCTGGCCTTCAAGTTGTCTTCCATCAGTGTGTAGGCTCCGCCCGTGTCCTGACCGGAAACTTTCACGAAGGTATGGTCGTTTTCCCAGTCATAGTTGGGACCTTCACCAGGTCCCATCTTGGAATATCGCGGGCGCATGCGGGCCTCCTTTTTGTCAGGCGCGCAGCCGCTCATTTGCGGGATCCCACAGCGGCTGATCCTCCTGTACCACGGCGCGACACTTTTCGCCGTAGATTTCCACCTCGAGCTCGGTGCCCGGGTTGGCCAGATCGGCCTTGATCATGCCCAACGCGACGGACTTGCCGACACGATAGCCCCATGCGCCCGAAGTGGTCTCGCCCACGATCTGATCGCCCTGCCAGATGCAGGACATGTAAGGCGCATCGCAGTCACCGGCCTCGACGACCAGCGTAACGAAAGACTTCTTCACTCCACGCTGCTTTTCGGCCAGCAACGCGGCCTTGCCCGGGAAGTCCTGCGGCTTGTCGAACTTGATGAAGCGCTCCAGCCCACCTTCCAGCAGCGAGTAGTCGGTGCTCAGATCGCCCTTCCACGCGCGGTATCCCTTTTCGATGCGCAGGCTGTTCAGCGCATACATGCCAAACGGCTTGGCCCCGGCGGCAAGGATCGCGTCATAGATCGCGGGCATGTGCTCGTTGAGCGCATGCACCTCCCAGCCCAGTTCGCCGGCGAAGGACACGCGGATCAGGTGGGCGGGCTGTCCGGCCACGGTGGCCGCCTGATGGGTCAGCCAGCCCAGCGAGAGGTCGGCATCGGTCAAGCCCGACAGGATCTCGCGCGATTTCGGCCCGGTCACGATCAGCGTGTCGCGGGTGGTGGTCACGTCCTCGACGGTGACGCCCGCGGGCATCGCGTTCATCAGGATGTCGCGGTCGTGCCATTGCGCGGTGGCGGCGGTGATCATCACGAAATCATCCTCGCCCAGTCGCATGCAGGACATCTCGGTCAGGATGCGGCCACGGTCGTCGGCGATGTAGACGAGGTTGATCCGCCCCACCTTGGGCAGACCACCGGTGACCAGCCCGCGCAGCGCCTCGGCCGCGCCTTCGCCCTTGACGACGAAGCGCGAGAAACCCGGCAGGTCGAGCACGCCGCAATGGTCGCGCACGGCTTCGCATTCTTCTTTGATGCGCTGCTCCCACGGGCCCGAGCGGCCCCAGGTGTGGGTGCTTTCCTCGGAGGTGTCATCGCCCGGTTGCGCGAACCAGTTGGCGCGCTCCCAGCCATTGTAGACGCCCATGACGCCGCCCAGTTCCTTGACCTTGGCATGCACGGGCGACAGCTTCTTGTCGCGCGCGGCGGGCCATTCATGATGCGGGAAGTGCATGGCGTATTCGTTGCCGTAGACTTCCATGCCCTTCTGGTTGCAGTAGTCCTGATCGGTGTAGTCTGTATAGCGGCGCGGATCGACGGCCCACATATCACATTCGGTGGCGCCATCCACGATCCATTCGGCCAGTACCTTGCCCGCGCCGCCGCCCTGGGCGATGCCGAAGGTGAAGGTATGCGCCTCGAACGCGTTCTTGACGCCGGGCATCGGGCCGATCAGCGGCAGGCCATCGGGCGCATAGGGAATCGGGCCGTTGATCACGCGGCCCACGCCCGAGGTCGCCATCAGCGGTACCCGCTCCATCGCGTCGGTGACGATGTCCTCGATCCGGTCCAGATCGTCGTTCCACAGCTGGAAGCTGAAGTCCTCGGGCATCGGGTCGTCCTCGGTCATCCAGTGGCCTTTGCAGTTGGGCTCGTACGGGCCGAGGTTGAAGCCGTGCTTTTCCTGTCGCAGGTAGTATGAGATATCCACGTCGCGCAGCAGCGGCAGCTTGCCACCGTTTTCCTTCGACCAGGCTTCGACCTCGGGGATCTCGTCGGTCAGCAGGTACTGGTGGCTCATGACCATCGCGGGCACGGTGCGGCCGCCGAAGGGCTTGAACCACTCACCCACACGCTGCGCGTAGTAGCCGGCGGCGTTGACGACATAGTCGCAGTCTATATCGCCCTTTTCGGTATGGACGGTCCAGGTGCCGTCGTCATGCTGGCTCACGCCTGTGGCAGGGCAGAACCGAATGATCTTCTGGCCCATGTCACGCGCGCCCTTGGCCAGCGCCTGCGTCAGCTGCGCCGGGTCGATGTCACCGTCGGTCGGGTCATACAGGACTCCCTCAAGATCATGAGTTTCCAGGAAAGGGTAGCGTTCCTTGGCCTGCTCCGGCGTCCACATCTCCATCGGAATTCCCTGATAGCGGCCCATCGACATGGCCCGCTGGAACTCCTGCATCCGTTCCTTGCTGTGCGCCAGACGGATCGACCCCGAAACATGGTAGTTCATCGGATAGTCGACCTCTTCGCCCAGACGCGAATACAGCTCGGTCGAATAGCGCTGCATGTTCATAATCGCCCACGAGGTCGAAAAGGTCGGAACGTTACCGGCCGCGTGCCAGGTCGAGCCTGCGGTCAGTTCGTTCTTTTCCAGCAGAACGCAATCGGTCCAGCCTTTCTTGGCCAGATGATACAGCGAGGAAGCCCCCACCACACCGCCACCGATAATGACCACGCGGGCTTTTGTCGGAAAATCACTCATATGTCTTGGTCCCTGTTACTGTGCCCGTTGGGGCAGATCGTCCGTGATGTCGTAATAGTCGCCCTTGTCAGCCACAAAGATGTGCTTCGAGAGCTTTTGGCCCGTGGGCGCATCGAACGCGCCCATGGCAATCGAAATCGTGTCCTCTTCGGTATGTTGCCAGAAGAGAAATGAGCCGCATTTGTTGCAAAACCCGCGCCGTGCGATGTCTGATGCGCGAAACCAGTTCAGCGTGTCGCGGGCCGAGAAACTCAGATTGTCCTGATGGGTCGTGGTCGAGGCCCAGACATGGCCGGATTGCTTTCGGCACTGCCCGCAATGGCAGACCGAAGGCGGAGAAAGGTCTCCGTCGATGGTGAAAGCAACTGAACCGCAAAGGCAGGACCCTCTGTACATAAGATTACCCCCTTGCCGCAGGCGCGGTGCTGGTTCCCAACAACACGCCGTAGATTATGAAACAGGCCGCCATCACCCGGCGCACCCAGATGTTGAACACTGCGCCCAGCGCCGCCTTGCCCATCAAAGCGCCCAACACGGTAAAACCGGTATAGCTGAGCGTTGTGATGAAAAGTGCGGTTGGCATGATCACGACCATCTGCTGCCAGATCGGCACGTCCGGCTGCACGAATTGCGAAAACGCGGCCAGATAGCCCGCGACGCTTTTTGGGTTGATCGTGGCCACTGCCAGCGCGTGCAGATAAACGTGCCGGGCCGGGCGTTCCGAGACCGGAGCGGGCTTGCCGGCATTCATCCATCCCCGCACGCCCAACCAGATCAGAAAGCCCGCGCCGACCAGCTTGGCCACGAAAAACCCGGTCGGAGAAGCGGCAATCAGGGCTGTGACGCCCAGCGCGGACAGAATCAAAAACATGCTGGCCTGCGTCAGTATGGCCAATACACCCATCATGGCCTTTGGGAACGGCAGGCTCATCCCGTTCGAGATGCAGTTGACCGCGTTCGGCCCCGGTGTGGTGACGAATACCACCCAGAACAGCGCGAATATGGTCCAGGCCTCGAAGCTCATCAATACACCGGCGGAGCAATGACCCAGATGGCCACAGCAGGCTCTTCATAGGGGTTGGCCCATTGATAAGGTTCATGTTTGATCCGAAAACTGTCGCCTGGCCCCACCAGGAATTCACGCGACCCGATCGTCAGGTTCAATCGACCTGAAATCATATAGCCCACTTCCTGGGTCGGGCGGTTGGCCGGTGTCTGCATACGTGAATTTGGCTCGAACGTGGAATGCACCATTTCGAAATCATCGGTCAGATCCGGCGACAGCAACTCTTCGATCAGCCCTTCTTCGCCCGACCCCATCGGGCGACGCGACCCGGCGCGCACGACGTAGCCCTGTTCGTCTGCTGGGGCAGCGGAATGCGCAAACAGCATCGACATTGGCACGCCAAGGCATTCTGCAATCTGGCGCAGGTCCGAGATTGAAGGCTCGGACAAATCGCGCTCTACCTGGCTCAACCAACCGACAGAGCGATCCAGCCGAGTTGCAATCTCGGTCAGGGTCAACCCTCTGGCCTTGCGCAAGGCCCTCAGGTCAGCACCAAGGGTTGCGCTTTGGGGGGCTTGGCTGTTCACAGGCCGCTCCGAATCTCGTGAAATTCTTCCTTCGTTTTTCACGATGGAGCAAGCTGGTGAAATTTCCAAGCATTTTTTCACGCTCGATTTCATTTGGGTGTCGATCATCATCGTGTGCGAAAGACAGAATTGAGGACCAGCAGGCGCACAGGCTCCTGAAACACCAGAAAAACCGCAGGGGTGCAGCAGCCGAATTTCAGTTTTTGCCGTACAAGGACTTCATTTCAAAAAGACAGCACATATCGCTCCCCCGTGGCGCTGCGGCGACATGGGAAAACCTTCGCGACAGAGGCAGATCTGGAAAAGCCTGAATCGTGCAAAGCCCGCCTGGCTTTAGAGTTGAAGGCCGGCAAAAACCTTCACTTCATCCAACACATGTTGAGGCCAACGACGGGTGAAACTGTCGGCGATCGTTTCACGCTTTTCCGGCTCCAGCCCAGCAAGCAAGCTGGGAAAGCGGCGGCGATTTCTGGGCAGCGTCCACATTTCGATGCCGTTTTCGAAACAGTAACGGGCAAAACGCACGTCGACGAACTTCTCGCTGCCTTCCATGTATTCCAGTGTAGGGAACAGCGACCCGGACACCATAACGGTTCCGGTTCCCAGTTGGTGCACCCTGGTCGAGTAGGTCAGCCGTTGGTTCATACGCAACAACGTGCGCTGCCGTATCGACCTGGGCGTTGGGTTTGTGAACGTCGTGGCATGATAGCCGAAGACACGCTTTTCCAGTCCGACGCCCCGCGCCCGGCGTATGGTCTGACGGACATAGTTGTCCGCATATTCGATATCATCGTCGGCCAGAAAAACGGTATCTGCCGGATCCGGCTGGAAAATGAACTTGCCGACATCCTTGTAATCCCGGTCAGGGATCACGGCGGTGACGTTGTCGAACTCGCCCAGAAAATCGGGAATTTCCTGATATTCGTTCAGGCAGATGAAAACCCTGTCGACCTGATGCGCGATGCTTGCCACCGAATGGGGCAATACGCCGATGCGATCCGGGAATGTCGCCATATGGGCGCGTCTGATCCCTTTTGGAGGCGCTTCATCCGCGACCGTCGGATTGATGTCAGACTCTTGCATCCCTGAGAAACACCCCAAAACGAAACTTCGCTATGGATTTTGATAGGAGATCGCTTCGAAGCCTGCAAGACGAAGTCAGCCGGGCCGTTCAATCGCCCGGGAATCCCTTGGGTTGATGCACATCCGCAACGACCGCAGCGGTCAGAGCCCGGCAAACACGGCGGTCAAAATGCCTTCCAGATTTTGCGCATCCTGTTGCGTGAAAGCATCCGGCTGGTCGCTGTCAATGTCAAAAACGGCGATGACTTTTCCCGACGAATCCCGCACGGGCAGAACCAGTTCGGACCGGGTTGAGCTGGCGCAGGCGATGTGACCCGGAAACGCATCGACATCCGGCACCAGTTGCGTTTCGCCCGTTCTTGCGGCTGCACCGCAGACGCCCCGTTCGAACGGGATGACCAAACAACCATGCCCACCCTGATAGGGGCCGATTTTCAGAACGCCCGGTTCGGTGACACGATAAAACCCGGTCCAGTCGAAACGATCGTCGGAATGGTGAACCTCGCAGGCGACTGTGGCCATAAGAGCAACCTGGTCCGTTTCGCCTTCGGTCAGGGCCGCGATGGTTTTGGCAAGCGTTTCATAATCGGCAGTCATTGATTGCAACCCCTTCGGATGGTCGGGGGCACGGCCCCCGAACCCCCCGGAGTATTTGGAAAAAGATGAAGGGTCAAACGCGTTCGATGGCAATGGCCGTGCCTTCCCCCCCGCCAATGCAGATCGCCGCGACGCCCCGTTTGAGGTTACGTTTTTCCAGCGCATTCAATAACGTAACGATGATGCGGGCACCAGAGGCACCGATGGGATGGCCCAGGGCGCAGGCGCCGCCATTCACATTCACCTTGTCACGCGGAAGGTTCATCTCGTGCATGAATGCCATCGGGACAACCGCGAAGGCCTCGTTCACTTCCCACAGGTCAACGTCATCCTTGCTCCAGCCTATGCGTGACAAGAGCTTCTGCGCCGCCGGAACCGGAGCCGTCGTGAAAAGGCCGGGCGCCTGAGCATGACTCGCATGCCCCAAAATCCGGGCCCGAACCGTCATGCCCTGCGCTTCGGCGGTTTCTGCCGACGCAAGAACCAGCGCCGCCGCGCCGTCCGAAATCGAAGACGAGTTGGCCGCCGTCACCGTACCGTCCTTGCGGAACGCAGGCTTCAGCGTCGGGATCTTCTCGGGGCGGGCGGATTTTGGCTGCTCATCTGACTCCAGCAGAATTTCACCCTTGCGGGTCCGGACGGTAACGGGCGTGATTTCCTGATCGAATGCGCCATTTTCCTGCGCAAACAGCGCGTTGGACAAAGATTGCAGCGCGTATTCATCCTGTGCTTCACGGGTGAACTGATACGCCTCGGCACAGTCTTCGGCGAAAGTCCCCATCAGGCGGCCTTTGTCATAGGCATCTTCAAGGCCGTCGAGGAACATGTGATCAACCACCTGGCCGTGGCCAATGCGGGCACCGCCGCGCATCTTTGGAAGAATATAGGGCGCGTTGGTCATGCTTTCCATGCCGCCCGCAACCATCGTATCTGCGTGACCCAATGCAATTTGGTCAAAGGACATCATAGCGGCCTTCATCCCCGAACCACACATTTTGTTCAGCGTCGTGGCGGGAACCTCTTCGCCCAATCCCGCCGCGAATCCGGCCTGCCGCGCAGGTGCCTGGCCCTGCCCCGCCGGCAAAACGCAGCCCATCAGCACTTCGTCGACCGTCTGCACCCCTGCCTGCTGCAAAGCCGCGCGGATTGCTTCGCCCCCGAGGTCAGCCGCAGCAACACCGTCAAACATGCCTTGAAACCCGCCCATCGGTGTACGGGCGGCCCCTGCTATAACAACGTCTCTCATCCGGGTTTTCCTCCTGCTTTCGGGCTCTTGAATACCGAATGGTAAGAATTGCCGTCTAGCGTATTTCTACGACTCAATTTCAGTTTGGAAGGCGGCAGGATCATGGGGCTGACCAGCAAGACAACCGGCGAAACTCAGATCATCACCGTTCATGCCGACCGGATCGATGCTGCAATGGCCATTCAGTTCAAGGAAGACATGCGCGCCAATACCGAGGGCAGCGCTCATCGCGTTGTGCTGGATCTGTCCGATGTCGAGTTCATTGACTCCAGCGGTCTGGGTGCAATCGTTGCCTCAATGAAACAGCTGGGCAAGGACCGGAGGCTTGATCTGGCTGGATTGCAGCCAGTGGTCGAAAAGGTCTTCCGCCTGACACGCATGGATACGGTTTTCAGGCTTTTTGAAACACTGGATGACGCGTTGTCAGAGACGGACGCCTGACGGCAGCAGGGGATAGATGGCGTGGAGCCGATTGAAAACAAGACCTGTCTGGAATTGACCTTCCCTGCTACGGAATCAGAGGCCAGTGAGGGCATTGCAAAGCTCAGCGTCGGTCTGGCGGAACGGGGATTGCCCCCGCATAAAGCCGGTGATGTGAAGATTGCTTTGGCTGAAGCCATCAACAACGTCGTGGAACACGCTTACAATGGCATCGCCGCGGCCAAGGTTCAGGTCACCTGCCGATTGGACAGGGATCTTCTGGACATCTTGATCTCGGATACGGGGCGCCCGCTGCCTGGATACCGACTTCCGGATGGCACCCCTGCTCCGATTGGAACGGATCTGCAAGACCTCCCCGAAGGTGGGTTTGGCTGGTTCCTGATTCATCGCCTCACCAGTGATATCCGGTACGAGCGGCGCGGTGGATGCAACCGTCTGTCCCTGCGGTTTGACTTTGAACCCAACGGGTGATCGACCATAATTGGTCACAATAAGGTCATTTTCGAAACATTGTCGCGCCGCAAACAACCGCCATACAGTGACTCGTAGCTCAGATAGCTTCCCTCGGCGCCACATATCACAGCCCCCACCCAGTGAATGGCGCCGAGGAACTTCCCATCCTGAAATCGCTGGACAATCGCTGATCAGTGAATAGCTTTCTCTTGTTCCAACGAGAGAGAATTCGCCATGCGTGATCTGCATAATCCCGGCCGATCCGAAGTTTTTGCCACGCAAGGCATGTGCGCAACGTCGCATCCGCTGGCGGCCAAAGTGGCCATCGATATCTTGGGCCAGGGCGGCAACGCGATGGATGCCGCGATTGCCGGGGCTGTTCTCCTGGGGATTTGCGAACCTCAGATGACCGGATTGGGCGGCGATTGCTTCGTTCTGTTCAATCGCGCCGGCGAAAGCAGGATACGCGCGCTCAACGGATCGGGTCGCGCACCGGCTGCCGCGCACTCCCAAGTGTTGCGGGATCAGGGCCTGTCATCCGTACCTTTGAATGGGCCGGATGCCGTGACCATTCCAGGAGCCGTCGATGCCTTCTGCCGCCTGGCCCAGACCGAGGGCCGCCTGGGGTTGGGCGCGATTTTGAAACCGGCGATTCATTATGCTGAAGCGGGTGTTCCGGTGGCTCCTCGGGTCGCTTTCGACTGGAAATCGGGTGCCGCAACACTTCAGGGCGCCGCCCGCGACCACTATCTGATCGGCGGGCAAGCCCCGTCGATCGGGCAGGTTTTCCGTGCGCCGGGACAGGCGGAGGTATTGCGCCAGATCGCAGCCCACGGGCGCGACGCGTTCTATTCAGGTGAAATCGCCGACGATATGATCACCGCGCTTTCGGAAAGGGGTGGTGTCCATTCCGCTGAGGATTTTCATCACACAAGATGTACTGAAACGCAGCCGATACATGGGGCCTACAAAGGTGTGGATTTGGTGGAACATCCGCCGAACGGCCAGGGCGCAACCGCGATTTTGCTGCTGAATATCCTCCAGCATTTTGACATGGCCTCGATGGATCCATTCGGAGCAGAGCGTATTCATATCGAAGCCGAGGCCACCAAACTGGCCTATGACGCTCGAAACCGGTTCATCGCGGATCCCGACCACATGGCAAGAGTGGAGCGCTTTCTGGATCCAGATATCGCTGCCAGACTGGCTGCTTTGATCGATCCCCAAAAGGCGATGCCTGCTGCGGCGCCTTTGACCGAAGCGGTTCACAAGGACACGGTTTACATCACCGTCGTCGACCGCGACCAAATGGCTGTTTCGCTGATCTATTCGATCTTTCACAGCTTTGGATCCGGTATCGCGTCGGAAAAATACGGCATATTGCTGCAAAACCGCGGGGCAGGATTCACATTGCAACCCGGCCACCCCAACGAACTGGGCGGCGGCAAACGCCCGATGCACACGATCATTCCGGGAATGTTGGCGCAGAACGGTCGGGTCACTATGCCGTTTGGTGTCATGGGCGGTGCCTATCAGCCAACCGGACACGCGCGTTTCGTGTCAAATCTTACCGATTTCGGGCTTGGGTTGCAGGAAAGCATCGATGCGCCGCGCGCTTTCTTCGACGGATCGGTTCTGAAACTGGAACGTGGGTACAGCGAGGCAATCGCGAAACAATTGTCCGATATCGGCCACAATATTGAAGTGCCGGAAACACCACTTGGCGGAGCGCAAGCGATCCGAATCCGAAACGACGGCGTTTTTGAAGGCGCCAGCGACCCACGCAAGGACGGCTGTGCGCTTGGATATTGATCTGCGGCAGACCTATGCCCGCCGGTTCGGCTCTGCTAGTTCAGGTGGAAATGCAGAGGGTATGCACCATCTTCGAACGGTCCGAACATATTGGGAATATCCGGGTGCTCGACCGGTTCGCCTGAATAGTCAGCAACCAGATTTTGTTCTGAAACATAAGCAACATAGAAGGATTGGTCGTTCTCGGCCAGCAGGTGGTAGAACGGTTGCTCTTTCCTTGGGCGGCTGTCTTCCGGAATTGCCTGATACCATTCTTCAGTATTCGAAAACTCGGGGTCCACGTCAAAAATCACCCCTCGAAAAGGGTGTTTCTTGTGACGAACCACCTGGCCCAAGCCGTATTTTGCACGTGTCTTTAGCATTGTATCAGCCCCCAACGCTTTTTTTACCCGTTTCCGGGCGGAAAAGCCAATCATTGATGTGAAAATCAGGGAAACAGTCTGTGAACCTTATACTGACAGTGTTCGAAATCGTGGCGCCGGTTTTTCTATTGGCGGCTGTTGGTTTTACATGGGTTAAGCTGGGCTTTGAATACCGCCTGCAATTCGTTACCCGCTTTGCAACTATGCTGGCAATGCCCAGTCTGATCTTTGTTGCCCTGATGCAAACCGAGATCCCGGGCAATGATCTGTCACGCTTCACAATGGCGACACTGGTCGCAAATCTGCTGCTGGTGGTTGTGTTCTGGCTG
It encodes the following:
- a CDS encoding GlxA family transcriptional regulator translates to MAAKSTSDAPKQAIRHFDILVAPGFVLLELASLVEVLRLANRVCPSPPFTFTYRSLKGGPIASSSDAVVQTEAVPSQPRADYLFVIGNSDPDHPDLSLGRVVSDYTFRDAKVFLLAEAASRYIDEQGTADLATHWENASFLRERGARFEAKLSIATEQGAVVTCAGMEATTDIALAVIGRHISGPAKMTVADIMLHENIRDFASMQPFSGAKLTATGDSKLDQCIKLMQANIEDPLPINQIVESLHLSNRSLERKFKTFFGTTPNGFYREMRLAKANNLLLNTTMSVREIGLACGFPNGFSSVYKSFFGVTPFVVRRQKRAASHR
- a CDS encoding homocysteine S-methyltransferase family protein is translated as MADITLLDGSIGQELVKRSGDQATPLWSTRVMIDHPDLVAEVHRDYFSRGATVATTNTYAVHRSRLVRVGMEDHMPTLIDTALTQAERARAATGGRIAGALGPLLASYRPDLNPDPADAAEKFAELVAMMAARVDLFLIETASSVQEAEGALRGTVGCGKPVWLSLSVNDDDGSLLRSGEPLADIAPLVEEFSPDAVLINCSRPEAIPAALEVLSGMNRPFGAYANGFTHISDDFLQDAPTVDALQERHDLGPRAYADQVMRWIDQGATIVGGCCEIGPDHIEELANRLRAAGHNIV
- a CDS encoding alcohol dehydrogenase family protein, with amino-acid sequence MNAPKTMSGVYLTGHGGPEVLEWRDDIPVPEPGAGQVLVRVAAAGVNNTDINTRVGWYSSDVTGATDAVDQKVEAGGWGGALHFPRIQGGDLCGIVEQVGPGVAFKPGQRVTCPINLPRPRPGNPQGFIALGSEIDGAFAQYCLVEADDLYDVSASPLSDVEIAAIPCAFGTAENLLTRAGVTAGHKVLITGASGGVGLAAVQLAALRGASVWAVTAGTKAEIVKSQGAENTFDRNDPLPQDMFDVVIDVVGGPAWPSLILSLKSGGHYAVSGAIAGPIVEADLRDIYLRDITIHGCTHQAPEVFDRLVELVNTGRIKPLVSRTYPLKDIGIAQADFQSKTLPGKLVLVP
- a CDS encoding cupin domain-containing protein, with protein sequence MRPRYSKMGPGEGPNYDWENDHTFVKVSGQDTGGAYTLMEDNLKASFALGLHRHDSHAETFYFLEGAVDFYVDGDWHLCTPGTTMHVPAGVPHACRVADNKPARMLMIFQPSGFDGFLAELATMTPADFEDEAKMADLNARYDIVPMGPVPPHPADQT
- a CDS encoding FAD-dependent oxidoreductase — protein: MSDFPTKARVVIIGGGVVGASSLYHLAKKGWTDCVLLEKNELTAGSTWHAAGNVPTFSTSWAIMNMQRYSTELYSRLGEEVDYPMNYHVSGSIRLAHSKERMQEFQRAMSMGRYQGIPMEMWTPEQAKERYPFLETHDLEGVLYDPTDGDIDPAQLTQALAKGARDMGQKIIRFCPATGVSQHDDGTWTVHTEKGDIDCDYVVNAAGYYAQRVGEWFKPFGGRTVPAMVMSHQYLLTDEIPEVEAWSKENGGKLPLLRDVDISYYLRQEKHGFNLGPYEPNCKGHWMTEDDPMPEDFSFQLWNDDLDRIEDIVTDAMERVPLMATSGVGRVINGPIPYAPDGLPLIGPMPGVKNAFEAHTFTFGIAQGGGAGKVLAEWIVDGATECDMWAVDPRRYTDYTDQDYCNQKGMEVYGNEYAMHFPHHEWPAARDKKLSPVHAKVKELGGVMGVYNGWERANWFAQPGDDTSEESTHTWGRSGPWEQRIKEECEAVRDHCGVLDLPGFSRFVVKGEGAAEALRGLVTGGLPKVGRINLVYIADDRGRILTEMSCMRLGEDDFVMITAATAQWHDRDILMNAMPAGVTVEDVTTTRDTLIVTGPKSREILSGLTDADLSLGWLTHQAATVAGQPAHLIRVSFAGELGWEVHALNEHMPAIYDAILAAGAKPFGMYALNSLRIEKGYRAWKGDLSTDYSLLEGGLERFIKFDKPQDFPGKAALLAEKQRGVKKSFVTLVVEAGDCDAPYMSCIWQGDQIVGETTSGAWGYRVGKSVALGMIKADLANPGTELEVEIYGEKCRAVVQEDQPLWDPANERLRA
- a CDS encoding GFA family protein, with protein sequence MYRGSCLCGSVAFTIDGDLSPPSVCHCGQCRKQSGHVWASTTTHQDNLSFSARDTLNWFRASDIARRGFCNKCGSFLFWQHTEEDTISIAMGAFDAPTGQKLSKHIFVADKGDYYDITDDLPQRAQ